Proteins encoded within one genomic window of Tabrizicola piscis:
- the tcuB gene encoding tricarballylate utilization 4Fe-4S protein TcuB: MSLDHTAEARRQIEICNACRYCEGYCAVFPAMTREKAFSDGDLTHLANLCHNCRGCYYACQYTEPHEFALNLPAALAEVRVESWERLIRPQSFARLFQRHGVAMTGLLVAMLAAFFWLLAALKPTSGEGFYAYLAHGTMVTIFVPAFVLPLALIAAALRRYWVEVDGGRVTWAHLRRALQDAAQLRNLSGGQGQGCNFEEGDRYSDRRRMAHHLMMYGFLLCFASTSSGTIMHYAFGWEAPYPLLSVPKLLGVPGGLMMVVGTVYLVWLKLKADPALGAPRVWGGEMAFVLLLGAVAATGLLLYAATGTGLQAPLLAIHLATVMTLFLLMPFSKMVHGFFRLAALVVEAKKSQKAPQGEMA; this comes from the coding sequence ATGTCGCTTGACCACACGGCCGAGGCCCGCCGCCAGATCGAGATTTGCAATGCCTGCCGCTACTGCGAAGGCTATTGCGCCGTCTTTCCCGCCATGACCCGGGAAAAGGCCTTTTCGGACGGGGACCTGACGCATCTGGCCAACCTGTGCCACAACTGCCGGGGCTGCTATTACGCCTGCCAGTACACCGAACCCCACGAATTCGCCCTGAACCTGCCCGCCGCGCTGGCGGAAGTACGGGTGGAAAGCTGGGAACGCCTGATCCGCCCGCAGTCCTTTGCCCGGCTGTTCCAGCGCCACGGCGTCGCGATGACCGGCCTTCTGGTGGCGATGCTGGCCGCATTCTTCTGGCTTCTGGCCGCGCTGAAGCCAACCTCGGGCGAAGGCTTCTACGCCTATCTCGCGCATGGCACGATGGTGACGATCTTTGTCCCTGCCTTCGTTCTGCCCCTCGCCCTGATCGCCGCCGCCCTGCGCCGCTACTGGGTAGAGGTTGACGGCGGCCGGGTCACATGGGCCCATCTGCGCCGCGCCCTGCAAGACGCGGCCCAGCTGCGCAACCTGTCCGGCGGCCAAGGTCAGGGCTGCAACTTCGAAGAAGGCGACCGTTATTCAGACCGCCGCCGCATGGCACATCACCTGATGATGTATGGCTTTCTCCTGTGCTTCGCCTCCACCTCCAGCGGCACCATCATGCACTACGCCTTCGGGTGGGAGGCCCCCTATCCCTTGCTGTCCGTCCCGAAACTTCTGGGCGTGCCGGGCGGCCTGATGATGGTGGTGGGGACGGTCTATCTGGTCTGGCTGAAGCTCAAGGCCGACCCCGCGCTTGGCGCTCCCCGGGTCTGGGGCGGCGAGATGGCCTTTGTCCTCCTCCTCGGCGCTGTCGCGGCAACCGGCCTTCTGCTTTACGCAGCCACCGGCACCGGCCTGCAAGCGCCCTTGTTGGCCATCCATCTGGCCACCGTGATGACCTTGTTCCTGCTGATGCCGTTTTCCAAGATGGTCCACGGCTTCTTCCGCCTTGCCGCCCTCGTGGTCGAGGCGAAGAAGTCCCAGAAGGCACCGCAGGGCGAAATGGCCTAA
- a CDS encoding DUF1868 domain-containing protein: protein MTLDRAEALAKLTGSGAAGPRPAAVGQKFDPSGAVLPFPGNTFLCHIPPEGEAHAALREASLALQAGPWAGAFSFLPPSSFHMTVFEGVVDAGRMDARWPQGVANDLALDAVTDRFLDAVIPLPMPAAHRIRPVAIFGGYSLAVTGATPEDEASLRESRQLLSDATGIRRPDFASYGFHVTLAYPLRWLTEAEAEAVIDLSERVFDRLQARAPEIALGRIEFCTFDDMHLFRPLRQLGTP, encoded by the coding sequence ATGACGTTGGATCGGGCGGAAGCCCTTGCGAAGTTGACCGGGTCCGGCGCGGCTGGACCGCGACCCGCGGCGGTGGGACAGAAGTTTGACCCAAGCGGCGCGGTGCTGCCCTTTCCCGGCAACACCTTCCTGTGCCACATTCCGCCCGAAGGCGAGGCACATGCAGCCCTGCGCGAGGCAAGCCTTGCCCTGCAGGCCGGTCCTTGGGCCGGGGCGTTCAGCTTTCTGCCCCCCTCCAGCTTCCACATGACGGTGTTTGAAGGGGTGGTTGACGCGGGCCGCATGGATGCGCGCTGGCCTCAGGGGGTGGCAAATGATCTGGCGCTTGATGCGGTGACGGACCGGTTCCTGGACGCTGTGATACCTTTGCCGATGCCCGCAGCGCATCGCATTCGGCCCGTGGCAATCTTTGGTGGCTACTCGCTTGCCGTGACCGGAGCGACGCCGGAGGATGAGGCCAGTCTGCGAGAAAGTCGCCAGTTGCTGAGCGATGCGACCGGGATCAGGCGGCCGGATTTTGCCAGCTACGGGTTCCATGTGACGCTTGCCTACCCGCTGCGCTGGTTGACGGAGGCCGAGGCCGAAGCGGTGATCGACCTGTCCGAGCGGGTGTTTGACCGCCTACAAGCGCGCGCGCCGGAGATCGCGCTTGGCAGGATCGAGTTCTGCACCTTTGACGACATGCACCTGTTTCGGCCACTGCGCCAATTGGGAACGCCTTAG
- a CDS encoding ABC transporter ATP-binding protein produces the protein MAEISIRNVAKTYGKTTIMEGVNLEIRNGEFVVILGPSGCGKSTLLRLIAGLEEITGGEIAIAGEVVNKLEPRERGCAMVFQNYALYPHMTVAENIGYALKVAGVPKAERMARVAATAKSVGLADFLDRKPGQLSGGQRQRVAMARAIIREPQVFLFDEPLSNLDAKLRVQMRHEIRRIHNQIKATSVFVTHDQHEGMTLADRLVIMNRGTIEQIGTPEEIYEHPASLYVAGFVGSPAMNILPGTVAGDGRSVLLADGQRVTIAQTFKAAPGQLVQIGLRPERLSIVPVAQGALGASFLFFEELGSARVYHLLIEDIPVGVVMDSKLQLAEGQKVGLAFAPSALHVFDGPSGRSLVRQLADETVGELA, from the coding sequence ATGGCCGAAATCAGCATCCGCAACGTCGCCAAGACCTATGGCAAGACCACGATCATGGAGGGTGTCAATCTGGAGATCCGGAATGGCGAATTCGTGGTGATCCTTGGGCCATCGGGCTGCGGGAAGTCTACCCTTCTGCGCCTGATCGCCGGGCTGGAGGAGATCACGGGGGGAGAGATCGCCATTGCGGGCGAGGTGGTGAACAAGTTGGAACCGCGGGAGCGGGGCTGCGCGATGGTGTTCCAGAACTACGCGCTTTATCCGCATATGACGGTGGCCGAAAACATCGGCTATGCGCTGAAGGTGGCGGGGGTGCCGAAGGCCGAGCGGATGGCGCGGGTGGCGGCGACGGCGAAATCGGTGGGGCTGGCGGACTTTCTTGACCGCAAGCCGGGGCAGTTGTCGGGCGGCCAGCGCCAGCGGGTGGCGATGGCCCGCGCCATCATCCGCGAGCCCCAAGTGTTCCTGTTCGACGAGCCGCTGTCAAACCTTGACGCCAAGCTGCGGGTGCAGATGCGGCATGAGATCCGGCGGATCCATAACCAGATCAAGGCGACCTCGGTCTTTGTCACCCATGACCAGCATGAAGGGATGACGCTGGCCGACCGGCTGGTGATCATGAACAGGGGCACCATCGAACAGATCGGCACCCCGGAAGAGATTTACGAACACCCCGCCTCGCTTTACGTCGCGGGGTTCGTGGGCAGCCCGGCGATGAACATCCTGCCGGGAACGGTGGCGGGGGATGGCCGGTCGGTCCTTCTGGCCGACGGGCAGCGGGTGACGATTGCGCAGACCTTCAAGGCCGCGCCGGGGCAATTGGTGCAGATCGGGCTGCGGCCAGAGCGGCTGTCGATCGTGCCGGTGGCACAGGGGGCGCTGGGGGCAAGCTTCCTGTTCTTTGAAGAATTGGGATCAGCCCGGGTCTATCATCTGCTGATCGAGGATATCCCGGTTGGCGTGGTCATGGATAGCAAGCTGCAACTGGCCGAGGGGCAGAAAGTCGGGCTGGCCTTTGCGCCATCCGCGCTGCATGTGTTTGACGGGCCAAGCGGGCGGAGCCTTGTGCGGCAGCTTGCGGATGAGACGGTGGGTGAGTTGGCATGA
- a CDS encoding ABC transporter permease subunit, translating into MIERTPLLNIATHVILGFGLVIILVPIWLAFVAATQTLQAVNSAPVEFWPGDQLFVNLREAWAQSDFGPKFVNTLIVATGVVVGKITLACITAFALVFFNFRGRMLIFWMIFITLMLPLEVRIVPTYAVAANALTPFQTIMDWTGISWLIAMLSGVEVALEWNLLNSYTGLILPLVATATGTFLYRQFFLTIPDELVEAARMDGAGPLRFLWDVLIPLSKTNIAALATIMFVYAWNQYLWPLLVVTDRANYGMVVVQLSDLVPDQLTTGGGTPTWHLAMAATLVVMLPPIAIVILMQRWFVRGLINTDK; encoded by the coding sequence ATGATCGAACGCACGCCACTTTTGAACATCGCGACCCATGTGATCCTTGGCTTTGGGCTGGTGATCATTCTGGTGCCGATCTGGCTGGCCTTCGTGGCCGCCACGCAGACCTTGCAGGCAGTAAACTCCGCCCCGGTGGAGTTCTGGCCGGGGGATCAGCTTTTCGTCAACCTGCGCGAGGCCTGGGCGCAATCGGACTTCGGGCCGAAGTTCGTGAACACCCTGATCGTGGCGACGGGGGTCGTGGTGGGCAAGATCACGCTGGCCTGCATCACCGCCTTCGCGCTGGTGTTCTTCAACTTCCGTGGCCGGATGCTGATCTTCTGGATGATCTTCATCACCCTGATGCTGCCGTTGGAGGTGCGGATCGTGCCCACCTACGCGGTGGCCGCCAACGCGCTGACGCCGTTTCAGACCATCATGGACTGGACGGGGATCAGCTGGCTGATCGCCATGCTGTCGGGGGTGGAGGTGGCGCTGGAGTGGAACCTCCTCAACTCCTACACCGGGCTGATCCTGCCCTTGGTCGCCACCGCCACCGGCACGTTCCTCTATCGTCAGTTCTTCCTGACTATCCCGGATGAGCTGGTCGAGGCCGCGCGGATGGATGGGGCGGGGCCTTTGCGGTTTCTGTGGGATGTCCTGATCCCGCTGTCCAAGACCAACATCGCGGCCTTGGCGACGATCATGTTCGTCTATGCCTGGAACCAGTATCTCTGGCCTTTGCTCGTCGTCACTGACCGGGCGAATTACGGGATGGTCGTGGTGCAGCTTTCCGACCTTGTGCCCGACCAGCTGACCACCGGCGGCGGGACGCCGACTTGGCATCTGGCGATGGCGGCGACGCTGGTCGTGATGCTGCCGCCGATTGCCATCGTCATTCTCATGCAGCGCTGGTTCGTGCGCGGCCTGATCAACACTGACAAGTAG
- a CDS encoding ABC transporter permease subunit produces MMRRAYFKFSWIAAALLAPQLLIIFVFFYWPSAQALYWAFTLEQPWGGGNTWVGFDNFRKVLSDPYYWGSVRVSVIYALATTVLAMTMALVLAVFVDRQLAGYKAYRVAIIWPYAVAAPAVGLAFQFVFNPGAGIFSYINTIAPGWWDLSKYPWQAVTAIVVAGAWKQVAYSFVFFLAALQSIPRSLTEAAAMDGARPLRRMVDLQLPLLTPTFFFLLVINITDSFTDSFGIVDTLTGGGPFRATDLMVYKIYTDGFRGFDYSGAAAQSIILMLLVMALTFVQFRYVERRVHYT; encoded by the coding sequence ATGATGCGCCGCGCCTATTTCAAGTTCAGCTGGATTGCTGCCGCCCTGCTGGCACCGCAGCTGCTGATCATTTTCGTGTTCTTCTACTGGCCCTCGGCGCAAGCACTCTACTGGGCCTTCACGCTGGAGCAGCCCTGGGGCGGCGGCAATACCTGGGTGGGGTTCGACAACTTCCGCAAGGTGCTGAGCGACCCTTACTACTGGGGATCGGTCCGGGTGTCGGTGATCTATGCGCTGGCGACGACGGTGCTTGCGATGACCATGGCGCTGGTCCTGGCGGTGTTCGTGGACCGGCAGCTGGCGGGGTACAAGGCTTACCGCGTGGCGATCATCTGGCCCTATGCGGTGGCAGCCCCTGCGGTGGGTCTTGCGTTCCAGTTCGTCTTCAACCCCGGGGCTGGCATCTTCAGCTACATCAACACCATCGCCCCCGGCTGGTGGGACCTGTCGAAGTATCCGTGGCAGGCGGTGACGGCAATCGTGGTCGCAGGCGCGTGGAAGCAGGTGGCCTACAGCTTTGTCTTCTTCCTTGCCGCGCTGCAATCCATCCCCCGCAGCCTGACCGAGGCGGCGGCGATGGACGGCGCCCGCCCCCTGCGCCGGATGGTGGACCTGCAGCTGCCGCTGCTGACGCCGACCTTCTTCTTCTTGCTGGTCATCAACATCACCGACAGCTTCACCGACAGTTTCGGCATCGTCGACACCCTGACGGGAGGCGGGCCGTTCCGGGCCACGGACCTGATGGTCTACAAGATCTATACCGACGGGTTCCGGGGCTTTGATTACTCGGGTGCCGCTGCCCAATCCATCATCCTGATGCTTCTCGTCATGGCGCTGACCTTCGTGCAGTTCCGCTATGTCGAGCGGCGCGTGCATTACACCTGA
- a CDS encoding extracellular solute-binding protein, whose translation MTFKLATTAMVLLATAGTAHAEKIKFEYWYGLTGDLGAVVAETCNRFNASQDLYEAVCVGQDGYDKAVQNTIAAFRAGKHPTLLQSFDAGTADLMLSGEFYPVTQLMADTGVAVDWADYFPGIANYYSSTSGEFFSMPWNSSTPVYYFNKDHFAKAGITEAPITWEGMEEAFKALKASGQACGLAYAPSSWIDLEQFSMAHNVPVASNNNGYDGLDTELLFNTTLHVRYMEDVQRWLGEGYAMLRTQAAGKTARDSFVEGECSVFFSSIADHNTIHKLTPAFGWDVQIIPTYEGVERKNTVVGGASLWVLSGKTDDEYLAAANYLAFLATKEEQQFLLENSGYIPVTKSTYDALLAEGFYAKEPFINRDIAMKSLTWSEPTPLTRGIRLGGMIQIRAEWQAEVEAALAGQKTMQEALDTAVARGNDQLKRFAQTYAGKSFP comes from the coding sequence ATGACATTCAAGCTGGCGACCACTGCCATGGTGCTTCTGGCCACTGCCGGAACCGCCCATGCCGAGAAGATCAAATTCGAATACTGGTACGGCCTGACCGGCGATCTTGGCGCCGTCGTGGCCGAGACCTGCAACCGCTTCAACGCAAGCCAGGACCTGTATGAGGCGGTTTGCGTTGGCCAGGACGGCTATGACAAGGCCGTGCAGAACACCATCGCCGCCTTCCGTGCGGGCAAGCACCCGACGCTGCTGCAATCCTTCGACGCCGGGACCGCCGACCTGATGCTGTCGGGCGAGTTCTATCCGGTGACGCAGCTGATGGCCGACACCGGCGTGGCGGTGGACTGGGCCGACTATTTCCCCGGGATCGCCAACTACTATTCTTCGACCTCGGGTGAGTTCTTCTCGATGCCGTGGAACTCTTCCACCCCGGTCTACTATTTCAACAAGGACCATTTCGCCAAGGCCGGGATCACCGAAGCTCCGATCACCTGGGAAGGGATGGAAGAGGCGTTCAAGGCGCTGAAGGCCAGCGGTCAGGCTTGCGGGCTGGCCTATGCGCCTTCGTCCTGGATCGACCTTGAGCAGTTCTCGATGGCGCATAACGTGCCGGTCGCGTCGAACAACAACGGCTATGACGGGCTGGACACCGAGCTGTTGTTCAACACCACGCTGCATGTCCGTTACATGGAAGATGTCCAGCGCTGGCTGGGTGAAGGCTATGCGATGCTGCGCACGCAGGCCGCTGGCAAGACCGCGCGCGACAGCTTTGTCGAGGGCGAATGCTCGGTCTTCTTCTCGTCGATCGCGGACCATAACACGATCCACAAGCTGACCCCGGCCTTCGGCTGGGACGTGCAGATCATCCCGACCTATGAGGGCGTGGAGCGCAAGAACACCGTTGTCGGCGGCGCCTCGCTTTGGGTGTTGTCGGGCAAGACAGACGACGAATATCTGGCGGCGGCGAACTATCTGGCCTTCCTTGCCACCAAGGAAGAACAGCAGTTCCTGCTGGAAAACTCGGGCTACATCCCGGTCACGAAATCGACCTATGACGCGCTGCTGGCCGAAGGTTTCTATGCCAAGGAGCCCTTCATCAACCGTGACATCGCGATGAAGTCGCTGACCTGGAGCGAGCCGACGCCGCTGACCCGTGGCATCCGTCTGGGTGGCATGATCCAGATTCGTGCCGAATGGCAGGCCGAGGTTGAGGCCGCCCTTGCCGGTCAGAAGACAATGCAAGAGGCGCTGGATACCGCCGTGGCGCGCGGCAATGACCAGCTGAAGCGCTTTGCCCAGACGTATGCGGGCAAGTCCTTCCCGTAA
- a CDS encoding sugar phosphate isomerase/epimerase family protein: protein MMSHPTPDLPILGAALGHEDLAAHRDWLLEAPRDLELQAFVDAEVLDGDWSDLAADTVRLLDGHAGRLGIHGPFWGFTIASYEPEVRKIVTRRFQQALDVCAAVKGTHVVIHSPFTTWGYNHRGLYPKDATRTVEAARETLAPVLSRAADMGVTLMLENIEDIDPADRAALCEALDWQALALSVDTGHAHYAHGSTGGPPVDFFIRAAGDRLGHVHLQDADGFADRHWQIGHGTILWPAVFKAIAETGANPRLILELRDKAGVIPSARHLEALGLAR, encoded by the coding sequence ATGATGTCCCACCCAACCCCTGACCTGCCGATCCTTGGTGCCGCCCTTGGGCACGAAGACCTTGCCGCCCACCGCGACTGGCTGCTGGAAGCGCCGCGCGATCTGGAGCTTCAGGCCTTTGTCGACGCCGAAGTCCTTGATGGCGACTGGTCTGACCTTGCCGCCGATACGGTCCGGCTGCTGGATGGGCATGCGGGGCGTCTTGGCATCCACGGGCCCTTCTGGGGCTTCACCATCGCGTCCTACGAACCCGAAGTGCGCAAGATCGTGACCCGTCGGTTCCAGCAGGCGCTGGATGTCTGCGCGGCGGTCAAGGGGACGCATGTGGTGATCCATTCGCCCTTCACGACATGGGGCTACAATCATCGCGGGCTGTACCCGAAAGACGCCACCCGGACGGTCGAGGCGGCGCGCGAGACGCTGGCACCGGTGCTGAGCCGGGCCGCGGACATGGGCGTGACCCTGATGCTGGAGAATATCGAGGACATCGACCCCGCCGACCGCGCCGCCCTGTGCGAGGCGCTGGACTGGCAGGCGCTGGCGCTTTCGGTCGACACCGGGCATGCGCATTATGCGCATGGGTCCACCGGGGGTCCGCCGGTCGACTTCTTCATCCGCGCGGCGGGGGACCGGTTGGGCCATGTGCATCTGCAGGACGCTGATGGTTTTGCCGACCGGCATTGGCAGATCGGGCATGGCACGATCCTGTGGCCTGCAGTCTTCAAGGCGATTGCGGAAACCGGGGCCAACCCGCGCCTGATCCTTGAGCTGCGGGACAAGGCGGGGGTGATCCCTTCGGCCCGCCATCTGGAAGCGCTTGGGCTGGCGCGCTGA
- a CDS encoding SOS response-associated peptidase: protein MCGRFTITHPNEALAALFDAVPGNDLPVGPNFNVCPTNTVAVVTSDAGQRRLRAMRWGFIPGWYKAPNDGPLIINARSDTVATKPAFREAVRTRRCIVPASGFYEWSTGDKGEKLPWYFARADGQPMALAGIWQRWQDVDTVAIVSTDAGPSMAGLHHREAVVLERADWPLWLGEAGHGAAVLMKPLAEGVMNPPVRVSTAVNSNRAAGPELIQPVAA, encoded by the coding sequence ATGTGCGGCCGCTTTACCATCACCCACCCGAATGAGGCGCTGGCGGCGCTGTTTGATGCCGTGCCGGGGAATGATCTGCCGGTGGGACCGAACTTCAACGTCTGTCCGACGAATACGGTGGCTGTCGTCACCTCGGACGCCGGGCAGCGCCGGCTGCGGGCGATGCGCTGGGGGTTCATCCCCGGCTGGTACAAGGCCCCGAACGACGGGCCGCTGATCATCAACGCGCGGTCCGACACGGTGGCGACAAAGCCCGCCTTCCGCGAGGCTGTGCGGACCCGGCGCTGCATCGTCCCGGCCAGCGGGTTCTATGAATGGAGCACGGGCGACAAGGGCGAGAAGCTGCCGTGGTATTTTGCGCGGGCGGATGGGCAGCCGATGGCGCTGGCCGGGATCTGGCAGCGTTGGCAGGATGTGGACACGGTGGCCATCGTGTCGACCGATGCCGGACCTTCGATGGCCGGGCTGCACCACCGCGAGGCCGTGGTGCTGGAGCGCGCGGACTGGCCGCTTTGGCTGGGCGAGGCGGGGCATGGCGCTGCGGTGCTGATGAAGCCCTTGGCCGAGGGTGTGATGAACCCGCCTGTGCGGGTGTCGACGGCCGTCAACTCCAACCGCGCGGCGGGGCCGGAGTTGATTCAGCCGGTGGCAGCCTGA
- a CDS encoding YHS domain-containing (seleno)protein produces MIHFRPLTLRMTAILLGLATPMAAFAEDEHFLTEGTAANGYDVVAYHTVGAPTPGDAAYTADYQGVTWSFASAENRDMFAADPAKYAPAYGGWCSAGASKGKKVPTLPEFFAIVDGQLYLNSSEKAHKDLFLKDTATVIDKGESNWKRIYATEADKL; encoded by the coding sequence ATGATCCATTTCCGCCCCCTGACACTCCGCATGACTGCGATCCTGCTTGGTCTTGCGACACCGATGGCTGCATTTGCCGAAGACGAACATTTCCTGACTGAAGGCACTGCCGCGAATGGCTATGACGTGGTCGCCTATCATACCGTCGGTGCCCCGACGCCGGGCGATGCTGCCTATACCGCCGACTATCAGGGCGTTACCTGGAGCTTTGCTTCGGCCGAGAACCGGGACATGTTTGCCGCCGATCCGGCCAAATATGCCCCGGCCTATGGCGGCTGGTGTTCGGCGGGGGCGTCGAAGGGCAAGAAGGTGCCGACCTTGCCAGAGTTCTTTGCCATTGTGGACGGGCAACTTTACCTCAACAGTTCGGAAAAGGCGCACAAGGACCTGTTCCTGAAGGACACGGCCACCGTCATCGACAAGGGTGAATCCAACTGGAAGCGCATCTACGCGACCGAGGCTGACAAGCTGTGA
- a CDS encoding NrsF family protein, translated as MKTDELIELLAKGAGSAEAAGDGRQLMLGVAMALPVMAAAVWATLGFVPLQGWVISSTVQKLIYGGVLTIAGILLLRRLGRPGSGVALPFGILLTALAAAMGVGLWGVLRLPAEDWPAQVFGSSSPTCPVAILALSVPALVAMLRGARLLAPTRLRLTGAAAGLAAGALAAVAYSLGCTEGALTFVAVWYTLGVVLATALGAAVGPRALRW; from the coding sequence TTGAAAACCGACGAGCTGATCGAACTTCTGGCCAAAGGGGCCGGTTCAGCCGAAGCGGCAGGCGATGGTCGCCAGCTGATGCTGGGGGTGGCGATGGCCCTGCCGGTGATGGCGGCAGCCGTCTGGGCCACGCTGGGCTTTGTGCCGCTGCAAGGCTGGGTCATCAGCAGCACTGTCCAGAAACTGATCTATGGGGGGGTGCTGACGATTGCAGGCATCCTGTTGCTGCGGCGGCTTGGGCGGCCGGGGAGTGGTGTGGCGCTTCCGTTTGGCATTCTTTTGACCGCTTTGGCGGCCGCCATGGGAGTTGGGCTTTGGGGAGTGCTGCGATTGCCTGCGGAAGATTGGCCAGCGCAGGTTTTCGGTAGCTCATCCCCGACGTGTCCGGTGGCGATCCTTGCCCTTTCGGTCCCCGCCTTGGTCGCCATGTTGCGGGGCGCACGGCTTCTGGCCCCGACACGGCTGCGGCTGACCGGGGCTGCGGCCGGGCTGGCGGCGGGGGCTTTGGCCGCCGTTGCCTATTCGCTGGGCTGCACCGAGGGCGCGCTGACGTTTGTGGCGGTCTGGTACACGCTTGGCGTCGTGCTGGCGACGGCCTTGGGCGCAGCGGTGGGGCCGCGCGCGCTGCGCTGGTGA
- a CDS encoding sigma-70 family RNA polymerase sigma factor: MVTEEFERRLAPLWQAARDGDEVAYRAALSVIALRLRAYVRPRMVGLPDDVEDMVQETLLAIHLKRATHDPSLPVSNWVHAIARYRLTDLYRRRGRRGRRGHPEPLDGLEIEADADSEGVAASFARRDLGRLLDALPLGQRQAIELVKVQGLSTDEAAAAMGITVSTLKVRVHRGLQRLMQVARSEP; this comes from the coding sequence ATGGTGACAGAAGAGTTCGAGCGACGGCTGGCGCCGCTGTGGCAGGCAGCGCGGGACGGGGATGAGGTTGCCTATCGGGCGGCCCTGTCGGTCATTGCGCTGCGGTTGCGTGCCTATGTCCGGCCGAGGATGGTCGGTTTGCCCGATGATGTGGAGGATATGGTGCAGGAAACCCTTCTCGCGATCCACCTCAAGCGGGCCACGCATGACCCGTCGCTGCCGGTCTCGAACTGGGTCCATGCGATTGCGCGCTATCGTCTGACGGACCTATATCGCCGCCGGGGCCGCCGGGGCCGCCGGGGCCATCCGGAACCGCTGGACGGTCTGGAGATCGAGGCCGATGCCGACAGCGAGGGTGTGGCGGCGTCCTTTGCCCGGCGCGATCTGGGCCGGTTGCTGGACGCTTTGCCTTTGGGCCAGCGGCAGGCGATCGAGCTGGTCAAAGTGCAGGGGCTTTCGACCGATGAGGCGGCTGCAGCGATGGGGATCACGGTTTCGACGTTGAAGGTGCGCGTCCATCGCGGGTTGCAGCGCCTGATGCAGGTGGCGAGGTCAGAGCCTTGA